In the Yoonia rosea genome, ACAAAGTTCGAGGCAGAGGCCTATATTCTGACCAAGGAAGAGGGTGGTCGTCACACACCATTCTTCGCGAACTACCGTCCACAGTTCTACTTCCGGACCACTGACGTGACCGGCACAGTTGTTCTGCCCGAAGGCACCGAAATGGTGATGCCTGGCGACAACCTGAAGTTCAACGTCGAGCTGATCGCACCGATCGCGATGGAAGACGGCCTGCGCTTTGCGATCCGCGAAGGCGGCCGCACCGTCGGCGCCGGTGTTGTATCAAAGATTGTTGAATAACAATCTTTGAAGTGGGTGGCAGGTGATTGCGCCGCAATCGCCGAGAACCCACGACGGTGTTATGAATAACAAAGGCCGCTCCAATCGGGGCGGCCTTTTGGTTTTTGCTGATATGTGCTAGCCGGTTCGCGTAACCATTGGAGGCCGACATGGATCATTCAACGCTGTGACCTTTTCTCAACTCAGCACAAGGATGTCCCATGACCTTTCCAACCCCCGAAACCCGAAATCCGGTTATTCTGCCTGACGGCAACGCACACGAAGGCACCGTCTTTCTTTCCGCGGCTGTTGATCATCCGCGGTTCGAGATTGGCGACTACACTTATGCCAGCGCGCATAAGCCGCCCGATGATTGGGCGCTCCATCTCGCGCCCTACCTCTATGCGTTTTCGCCCGAGAAGCTTCGGATCGGGAAATTTTGCCAGTTGGCGGATGGTGTCACTTTCATCACCTCTTCCGCGAACCACCGCTACGATGGATTCTCGACGTTTCCCTTTATGATTTTCACTGGAGCAGGTCCGGACGGCCCTTCCATGCCTGAACCCGGCCCCGATACAATTGTCGGCAATGACGTTTGGATCGGCCAAGGCGCTACCATTCTGCCCGGTGCCCGGATTGGCAACGGCGTGATCGTTGCGGCGGGTGCAGTTGTGGGCGGACATATCCCCGACTACGCGATTGTCAGGGGCAACCCCGCGCAAATCAGCAGGATGCGGTTTGACGATGAGACGATTGCAGCCTTGCTTGGGATTGCGTGGTGGGATTGGGAGATCGACAGGATTGTTACCCAAGAGGCCACGATTGTCGGCGCTGACTTGGCCAAGCTTCGGAGCGGTACCGCGTAAAGTCAGCTGCGTCACCGCGCAAACGCACCTGCACTGACGGCCCAGTGGCCGTGGGTTATGATCTGCGTTTCAGTTGCGCCAAGGGTGAATGTCGGGAAGGGTCATGCATGACCGCTGGTCGCGGGCTGATTCTGGCCATCCTGTTTTTCGCTCGGCTTACAATGGCTTTCCAGTTTCAGGCCGTTGCCGCGCTGTCGCCGCTCTTGATGGAGGCGTTCAGTATCGGATTGGCAGATATCGGCTTTCTGATCGGACTGTATTTTGCGCCGGGCATCTTGTTCGCATTGGGCGCGGGGCCGGCGATGACCTTGCCCGGAGATGTGCTGACGCCGAAATCGCGGTCTCTGGGGGTCGGCGTCTTTTTTACGATCTCCTATGTCGTGATGATGGTGGGCCCCCGATTGGGCGGTGGATTGGCTGACGCGGGAATGATGATCATTGCCGGGGCAGTGATGTCGTTTGCGGCTGCGGTGTGTTTGCTGTTCTTTAGCCGCGCGACAGTTTAGGGGCCGTGCGGCAGATCAATCATCGCATCTGCACGCGCGGTATTGGCGTCGATGAAACGGGCGATCTCCTCACGGAGATTTTCCAATTCGGCCGCGTCCGGCTTGCGTGGTACCTTTTTGGGAAAGCGGGCGAAAACATAGGCGCCTTTGCTGAATGGCCTTGGTATCAGTAACCTATCCCATGACTGCGCGCGTCGCTGACGGGTGGTTGAAAAAGCGTAGCAGAAAATCGGCAACCCTGTTGCGCGCGCCCATTCAAGCGGCGGATCCTTTAACTGCAATGCAGGCCCACGGGGACCATCAGCTGTCAGCCCGATGCTCACGCCGTCCTTCACGCGCTTCAGCACAGTGCGTGACGCCACGATATTTGAAACCTTGGCGGACATTTTCATCGGGCGCAGCCCCGACAGCTGGTGAACCGCCCCGACGACCCGCGCGATTGGTGAGGTATCATGCAAACTCGAGAGTGATCCGCTTTCAACGGGCCAGTGATGCGCGATCATCATGAGCCGGCTGTGCCACATTACGAGCAGGACAGGCCCTTCCGCCATTGCGGCACGCAATTCGTCAACGCCCTCGGACTGCCACCGTGTCGTGCGCTGTACCAGATTGAGATAGAGCAACACCAAACGTCCAACGGCGTTCACGAACCGTTCGGATTTCTCGATGCGTCTGCGCAGTGACATCTGGGGCCGTGCCTTTGGTTACGGGTCAGCCTCTGTTTTCGCAGGTCTGCACCTGAACACAAGCTGCGAGCGTCCTGAACGCGCCGCATATGAACACAATTCGACTAAAAACCGCATGATTTTGGCATAAGCCCGCCACTTTGGCCCTCTATCACGTCGCCGTGCTCATGGTGTGTTTTCCATGTTTTATTTTTTATCGAGTTACGGAGCCTACAATGACCCCTTTGAAATCTATTGCGCTTTTTGTTGCCGTCAGCGTTGCTGCTGGCCCTGCTTTTGCAGAAGTTGTTTTGAACAATGAAAAGAGCCGCCTGTATGAGGCTGACTATGAAGCCGTTCTTGCCGAGAATGGCATTGAAGTCGGTGCAGCCGTCTTTGGATCGTACGATGCCAGCTACGATGTTTATTTGACAGACGTAGATCTGTTTCCATCGCTTCTGGGTCACTACGATGCGGACTACGAAGTGGCCCTTGATCACGCAGCCTTTGGGCCGGTGGTGGTCGCTTCCCGCTAAAGGCCCATTGACGGTTACGAAAATTCGGCCGGTTGCGGCTGCTTAGATATGGATTGCGCCGATCTTGTGTCGGCGCAGACCGTTCCCAAACCGAAATCGGACGGTCCGGCGGTTTCATGGCACCTTCCCTCTTGATCCCGCCTGAGTTTCGGACTACCTCGCTACTCGGTCATAGGGGTATAGCTCAGTTGGTAGAGCGGCGGTCTCCAAAACCGTAGGTCCCGGGTTCAAGTCCTGGTGCCCCTGCCAGACCAGATCACCGACACGCTGGTGCGCGGAGGTTAGAGAGTTTCCATGTCAGCGACGCCTCTTTCTGTCGCGTTCCATATCGGAGCGCACAAGACTGCCACCACACATCTGCAACGCGCGCTGAAATCTGCTGCGGATCAATTGGCAGGGCAGGGCGTGCAGTATTACGGCCCCGATACGCTACGGTTGCCGGGGCGGTCTTTGCAATCGCTCTTCGGGCTCAAACATCAAGCGCCGGATGGTATGGTCAAACGTCCAGCGGCCGAGCAATTGGCGCGGCTGCGCAAGGATGGCCATCGGTTGGTTTTCAGCGAGGAAAACTTTATCGGTGCGTTGAACACGCCGAACGGTGGCAAGATGAAGCGGCGATACAAGGTCGCCGATACGCGACTGACGGGGCTGTCAGCAGCAATTGGCCAGAACATTGACGTCCACCTTGCTCTGCGCCGCCCGACGGCCTTTCTGAATTCAGCCTATTGCCAGCTTCTGTTGGGCGGGAGAGTGCAGCCGTTCAAGTCCTACGTAAAAACCCATGGCATGAAGACAGTGGATTGGGTTGAGCTGGTCCGCCGCCTGCGTACGTCCCATGGCGTAGGCTCTGTCACGGTTTGGCGATACGAGGACTATGGTGCCGTCTTTCCGCATATCATTGCCGGATTGGTCGGGCAAGATGCCGCTGCTTCGGTGCGGCCACCGCGGCGACGTGTGAACCGTGGTTTGTCTGCCGCTGCTGTCGCGCAGGTGTTGGAACAGGCGGGCGATCTTACCGGACAGAATAGTGCAAGAGCGGCCCGCAAAGCACTTGCCGTCGAAGATGGCTATGCGCCTTTTGACGGGTTCTCGGAAAAGGATCACGCCATGAGCGATGCGACCTATGCGCGCCAGATTGCGGAGATTGCGCAAATGGATGGCGTAACCTTGCTGCGCCCTGAGCTACTTTGACGTGTCACGATCACGCAGCCTTCCTTACGGGCTTGAATTTGCGGGTCAGAGGCCGTAAGTCCGTCATGTTTTTACAAAGGACGATCAGCCATGGCACTCGCCAATCCCGTTAAGTTCATCCAGGAAGTCCGTTCAGAGGTGGGCAAAGTCGTATGGCCGACCCGCCGTGAAGTGGTGATGACCACGATCATGGTGTTCATTATGGCGGCGCTGACGGCGATCTTTTTCTTTCTGGTCGATCTGCTGATCCGGACAGGTCTGAATGGCGTTCTGACTTACTTTGGCAGCTAATACGTCGCTTTTCCCGCCCGCCTCTTGAAAACTCTGTAAGGCAGCGGTATGAGCCAACAACTTCCGAAAATGGCGTGCGGCGAATCAAGTTGCACGCCGCTTTTATTTTCGGGACTGGCGGTTCAACTGCCGAACTGAAATGCAATTGCGGCCTTTTGGCTGCGTGACGACAAGGTGCTCTGACAGATGGCCAAACGTTGGTATTCGGTAAGCGTTCTCTCAAACTTTGAGAAGAAGATTGCAGAAGCGATCCGCACAAAGGCAGAAGAGCAGGGGCTCAGCGATCAGATCGATGAGGTTCTGGTGCCGACCGAAGAAGTGATCGAAATCCGCCGCAACAAGAAAGTGACCGCCGAGCGCCGCTTTATGCCGGGTTACGTTCTGGTCCATATGGAAATGTCGGACGAAGGGTATCACCTGATCAACTCGATCAACCGCGTCACAGGTTTCTTGGGCCCCCAAGGCCGCC is a window encoding:
- a CDS encoding CatB-related O-acetyltransferase, whose amino-acid sequence is MTFPTPETRNPVILPDGNAHEGTVFLSAAVDHPRFEIGDYTYASAHKPPDDWALHLAPYLYAFSPEKLRIGKFCQLADGVTFITSSANHRYDGFSTFPFMIFTGAGPDGPSMPEPGPDTIVGNDVWIGQGATILPGARIGNGVIVAAGAVVGGHIPDYAIVRGNPAQISRMRFDDETIAALLGIAWWDWEIDRIVTQEATIVGADLAKLRSGTA
- the secE gene encoding preprotein translocase subunit SecE, which encodes MALANPVKFIQEVRSEVGKVVWPTRREVVMTTIMVFIMAALTAIFFFLVDLLIRTGLNGVLTYFGS
- a CDS encoding lysophospholipid acyltransferase family protein gives rise to the protein MSLRRRIEKSERFVNAVGRLVLLYLNLVQRTTRWQSEGVDELRAAMAEGPVLLVMWHSRLMMIAHHWPVESGSLSSLHDTSPIARVVGAVHQLSGLRPMKMSAKVSNIVASRTVLKRVKDGVSIGLTADGPRGPALQLKDPPLEWARATGLPIFCYAFSTTRQRRAQSWDRLLIPRPFSKGAYVFARFPKKVPRKPDAAELENLREEIARFIDANTARADAMIDLPHGP
- the nusG gene encoding transcription termination/antitermination protein NusG: MAKRWYSVSVLSNFEKKIAEAIRTKAEEQGLSDQIDEVLVPTEEVIEIRRNKKVTAERRFMPGYVLVHMEMSDEGYHLINSINRVTGFLGPQGRPMPMRDAEVQAILGRVQEGEDAPRTLIHFEIGEKVKVNDGPFEDFDGMVEEVDEENQRLKVTVSIFGRATPVELEFTQVSKQ
- a CDS encoding EF-Tu C-terminal domain-related protein, which codes for TKFEAEAYILTKEEGGRHTPFFANYRPQFYFRTTDVTGTVVLPEGTEMVMPGDNLKFNVELIAPIAMEDGLRFAIREGGRTVGAGVVSKIVE